A window from Microbacterium ginsengiterrae encodes these proteins:
- the rocD gene encoding ornithine--oxo-acid transaminase produces the protein MSTTQMTAAEPHVAENYHPLPVTITSGEGVWVTDTEGKRYLDLLAAYSAVNFGHRHPALIDATVAQLGRVTLTSRAFMNDQLEPFAAALARLCGKELVLPMNTGAEAVETGIKVARAWGYRVKGIAPERARIVVAAGNFHGRTTTIVSFSDDDTAREGFGPFTPGFDAVPYGDADAIAAAITDETAAVLVEPIQGEAGVVIPPEGYLRRIREICDERNVLFIADEIQAGLGRVGETFACDREGVVPDLYLLGKALGGGVLPVSAVVGDRDVLGVIRPGEHGSTFGGNPLAAAVGLRVVEMLETGEFQERARQLGAHLAQGLEKLVGHGVTGIRVAGLWAGVDIDPAKGTGREVSERLMERGVLVKDTHGQTIRIAPPLVIRATEIDWALEQLRLVLEG, from the coding sequence ATGAGCACCACGCAGATGACAGCCGCAGAGCCGCACGTCGCGGAGAACTACCACCCGCTGCCGGTGACCATCACCTCCGGCGAGGGCGTGTGGGTCACCGACACGGAGGGCAAGCGCTACCTCGACCTCCTCGCGGCGTACTCCGCGGTCAACTTCGGCCACCGGCATCCCGCGCTCATCGACGCCACCGTCGCTCAGCTCGGCCGGGTCACGCTCACCAGCCGCGCGTTCATGAACGACCAGCTCGAGCCGTTCGCCGCTGCGCTGGCTCGCCTGTGCGGCAAGGAGCTCGTCCTGCCGATGAACACCGGCGCCGAGGCTGTCGAGACCGGTATCAAGGTCGCCCGAGCCTGGGGCTACCGCGTCAAGGGGATCGCGCCGGAGCGCGCGCGCATCGTCGTCGCCGCGGGGAACTTCCACGGCCGCACGACGACGATCGTCAGCTTCAGCGATGACGACACCGCGCGCGAGGGGTTCGGCCCGTTCACGCCCGGTTTCGACGCGGTCCCGTACGGTGACGCGGATGCCATCGCTGCCGCCATCACGGATGAGACCGCGGCCGTGCTCGTCGAGCCCATCCAGGGGGAGGCCGGAGTGGTCATCCCGCCCGAGGGATACCTGCGGCGGATCCGTGAGATCTGCGACGAGCGGAACGTGCTGTTCATCGCCGACGAGATCCAGGCGGGCCTCGGCCGTGTCGGAGAGACCTTCGCGTGCGATCGGGAAGGTGTCGTCCCCGACCTGTACCTCCTCGGCAAGGCGCTCGGCGGCGGGGTGCTCCCCGTCTCCGCCGTGGTCGGCGACCGCGACGTCCTCGGCGTCATCCGCCCCGGCGAACACGGCTCGACGTTCGGCGGCAACCCGCTCGCCGCCGCGGTCGGTCTGCGCGTGGTCGAGATGCTCGAGACCGGCGAGTTCCAGGAGCGAGCGCGTCAGCTCGGCGCGCACCTCGCGCAGGGGCTCGAGAAGCTCGTCGGCCACGGCGTGACCGGTATCCGCGTCGCGGGGCTGTGGGCCGGAGTGGACATCGACCCCGCCAAGGGCACCGGACGCGAGGTCAGCGAGCGGCTCATGGAGCGCGGGGTGCTCGTGAAGGACACCCACGGGCAGACGATCCGCATCGCCCCGCCGTTGGTCATCCGCGCGACGGAGATCGACTGGGCGCTGGAGCAGCTCCGCCTCGTCCTCGAGGGCTGA